Sequence from the Ostrea edulis chromosome 8, xbOstEdul1.1, whole genome shotgun sequence genome:
gaggaccgtcgtctgccattttggcttgtttacgtcgttacggtaacgtcaatattgaacgctcatactcggaatgtttcgggcgcatacaatttacgcaatgcaaagttagcgttcaataaattctcaggatattgaacgctaacattctctagattttacgcagattttataatagactatttattagctatatgataaaaattgatattgaacCATGAATAAGGTTATGACCTGAAATTTGTAAATATCACAAATTATATACTACATAGCACTGAAGCTGAGTAGGTACTTAGTCATCAGTAAATTATATAtacgtactcctcctaggaacctgatcccatctccggtgtgtccaggggtccgtatttgcctaactatctattttgtaatgcttatataAGTCACGAGATTGACCACAGTTCGTTATCTGGGTTCATCTTTCATATACCTAACAAAGCTAGTAGTACTATGGTACCTTATAAGTAACACTAAAGCTAAAATATATCTAAAGAATATCTAATGGGTCACCATCatataaaagtatattttgTAAAGCGGTTAAGCTTATCGATATATAGCACTAAAGCTAGGGTCGGTAATAAATAGCACTTAAGCTGTTATTGTATATGCCTCATATATTAATAGGGGTGATACGGCTACATATACatacacctctggtgtgtccaggggtccgtgtttgccccactatttattttgtattgcttgtaggagttatgagattgatcactgttcgttatcttcaccttgcatataggcATTACTGGgtgtaattatatatttcaacctCAAGATAGAGGTAGccaaaacataaaatatattaactGTGACATTATACACTACCTGTGTACACGGTTTGATGGATTCTTGCAAGCTGAAAAAGAATTTAGGTAATTAGTTTGTTAAAGCACGACTGATTCCAAGGTAAAGGACGGGTATTACGGTTGAATGAGTAAAAATAGtacatttaatcgcctcttacgacaagcaaggggtactgaggacctactcacctgaaaaaaaatctctttctAAAATAGAACCAACATTAGAAATGTTGGGGGTATCCATGGGAGTGACAGGTTGTGGTCCAGATAGGACATTGATACCTCCTGTTCTGTGTGCCCCAACTGATGACGTTGATGCCATGGGCATTACAGTGTCCGGCAGGCTCCCCCGTGTATTGTTTTCGGTACACGCTCGGTCTTGTATTAAACATCCTTACTGCTGCTCCGTCTGTCCTTGTAAAACTTGCTGTTACACTGTGTGTTTTGCCAGTTCTGCATAGTCAATCATTGACACAATATTGTTAGTTGACCCAGGATGATGATCTGGTTCTTTGGAAGGTTCGAGTACATCATTGTTGTCCCATGCCCTCTTGCGTTTCCGTTTTGCAGGGTCTTTAACATTTTCCATACAGTATAATATACATGAAGTGTTTGCTCtcaaatcccgctcgcgccggaaAGTGATAAAGTTTCCCAGTATACTTgaggaaggtcggtggtctcttcccagatacattgtatctgggttctctcttccaccaatgaaaacttggcgccaccagataactgaaaaaaaaatgttgaatgtggcggaaaacagcaaaaacaaagaaatttcTTTTGCAGAAAAAGTTCTGTAATTcgtatttctttttaattggTACAGAGGTTTCTTTTGCTTGTGTTCCTCGTCCCTTGCTTTCAAACTTTCATGAGCAGTTTTTTTTCTTTGCAGTACGGGACTGAATACCTTCACTTTCCAGTGCTTTCGTCCTTCCTGGAGCAAGGTTTTTCATCAATCCAGAGACAACACCCGCGAATCTTTTTGATGACTTTGTAAGAGACTTTTCTTTGTTATTCCCGATATTAACATGATGGGAGTCTAGGTTTAGTGttgtcttttttgtttcttctcgctttttaagtcacctgaatcattcaggtgacctattgctatctgtttttgtccgtcgtcgttcgtcgtgcgttaacattttaacattttcagcttcttctctcaaacccctgaaccaatttcaaccaattttggcatatagcatctgtgggtggaggggaacaaaaattgtgaaattcgtggtccctgccccctggggcctgaggagtggggcaaaaaccatcaaaattagtgtaattttaaaaaatcttctttactcctggacaccaagaagccaaactgtgggcataattataatgagcgttgagccctctaccaaaattgtgaaattcatggcccctgtggcaggggttcttgtgttagggtggggctctattggtcatatagtgaaaatgtagacattctttgaaaatcttcttctctgtctctgggtattaagtagacaaactaatagcatggtaatgatgagcaaggatgcctctttaaaaattgtgaaattcatggcccctggatcaggggttctggtgtgttagggtggggctatattggtcatatagtgaaaatgtagaaattctttgaaaatattcttctctggctctgggtattaagtagacaaactaatagcatggtaatgatgagcaaggatgcctctttaaaaattgtgaaattcatggcccctggatcaggggttctggtgctagggtggggctctataagtcatatagtgaaaatgcattatttctttgaaaatcttcttctctgtccttgggtattaagtagacaaaccaatagacCGATCTTAATTAGATgctcataaatattcatataaaaccgAAAGCGAGGCTAAGCTAGGTTCCCATATGTAAACAACATGGCGTGCTCCAGTGCAACTGCTACTACGACTGCTTTTACGAAGGATTTATCTCTTGTTCCCGATGTTACATTCGCATTCGTTGAGAATTTTATTAAATCTCAATCAACTAGCTCCGGAAAGGAACAAATGACTAAAGGTTTCAAGTACTACAGTGAGCAATATGTGCATTCTGTGTCGAGTAAGTTGTCAAAACTTTATACGACAACAATATAACAATGTACGATTTTCCTTTCTGGTGTTCTGGAAAAGCTGCAGTTTTAATAATTCAGTATGAGAGATTATCCAGTTAACGTAATATAAGGCtgctttttcaaaatgatgGACAACATGAACGGTAAATAATAAAGTTTATCACCCAAATCAAttgaaaaaaaggggggggggggggggtccatttTCGTTGTGCTTCGAGTGGTGTAATAATTTAAAGGTGTTTGTTTGCTGACCATACAGTTAACATTAATTATGCATTGTCTACTATCAATGTTGTCAGAGAAGAGTGGAAGCCTCTGgattaataattttcaatcaattCAAAAGTAAAGGgaaaaaagtttcaaaatgattttttataaaaagcaTGATCATGTAGAATTGTATAAAATGTGTTTACATATAATTAATCATACATTACTTATGGTTTTTCTTTCTTCACGCTGAATACACACCGTATCATATAGAAAAATATGAAGATGTGGTATTGTCAATCACAATTATGTTATTTTTCAGTTTATGAAGATGATGAGGGTTGCCTTGTTAAAGGAAAATGTTACAGATCACAAAGGAAAAATGAGTCTCCCCATGATGTAAAGGTATAAAAAATCACAAAGGAAAATGAGTCTCCCCATGATGTAaaggtataaaaaaaatataaaaaataagttCTCTTCGGTTCATTTTCActtagaaatatttaaaaagaaatgttacatacatgtagtaattttattgtacatatacTGCATATGtgttatgaaaattaaaaaatggtGTACGTGCATGTAAAGATATAATTTTTAATGACATTCATCTAATTTCGTTAATTTTTATCCctttataaacatttgtttgttgTCTCATTTGGTcatctattttcattttaagtacatgtacattgtacatatacacatgtacatgcatatatttcaatattgaaCTTTTCATTCCCTATTTTAGGTCTTGATCAATCAGGAACAAGTAGAATATTCATTCTGCACATGTGCCATTGGACAAAGTGGATATTGCGGCCTTGTAACAGCGCTACTCTACCAAATAACCTTTTATAAACTGATGAAATATAAGCTTATTCCAACAGATATTGCAAGAACTTCATTACCCCAAACATGGCATGTTCCAAGAGGTGAAAAACTACAGGGAGAAAAGGTTGACAATATTGTTGTGCAAGAGTACGACCGGAATAACCCACAGAGAGCTACAAAAGGAATTAAGTCAACCTTATATAATCCTATATGTGGAGAGGAGGAATTGGATGTGAATGGGTTTTTGGATGAAATCAAGGACCTAAACATCATGTTTAACACATCAGTAGAAAATTCAACAGAAAGGGTGCAGACAAAATTTGgcaattttcaaaaaggaaGTGTACTCAGCTATCAGCAGAAGTTAGCAACTGATTATGTTCTTAATCTGATGGAAGTTAATGACTTTCCAAATTTGCCAGTGAGGAATGTAATGAATGATAATGTGTCATATGTACTGAGTGAAAATCAAGTAAAAAAAATGATTCCTTGAAATTAACAGAGCTTGAGAGCATTGAAATGGAGGAAAGCACCCGGGAGCAGTCGAATGATCCAAAGTGGCATAAACTGCGGCATGCTAGAATCACAGCTTCATCATCAGGGGAAATTGCCAAACGACGGGCAGGTAATTATTGCAAATAATACTTTTTAAACAGTCTTTTTTTCatagatcttttttaaaaattgcaatgtaaacagcaataaaaataaattttggtatTATAAGCATTTGATTtagaaattttaagaaaaaaaagaaaaatttaaagaaaaaaaaatggtaaaattttcttttacttaaCAACATGTACAAAAAagttacttacatgtacattgtatctccCAACAAACATTGCTTATTGTTCATGTTGTTAAAAATTGTAAAGAcaacattttgcatattttttcaGATGGCAGAAAACTAGCAGAGAGGTTACAAACAGCTAGACGTTTTCAGTCTGCTGCTATGAAACGTGGCATTGAGTCTGAAGGTGTTGCTGCTCAAGCATATAGTGAGGTAAATTGTACTTTACTTGATGGCAtgttgcatgtacatgtatatcattgacTTACATTTGCATCATAtcctttcattttatatatagattgacatatacattttgtatagaatgagttatatttttctttCCGTGCTTGTATTCTACATAGGCAGCTGacgattttattaaaaaaaatcagatgaAGAATAACTGTCAAGGAGACCTCACActgtctacatgtacatacaaataatgtataGCACAGCATCCATGTATATTGAATCAGATTTATTGTGCAACTGAACCTGTTGATGAATTTACTAATTGTATTTTTactgttctttttttttcaattttattatggacattattatttttttttttttttttttttacagaaaatgGATAACAATGTTAATCTGTATCCTTGCGGAGTGGTTGTTAGTCCTTTTTCTCATTGGTTGGCTGCAACTCCAGACAGGAAAGTTTACTGTCCATCAAGGGATCCACCTTTTGGATTGCTAGAAATAAAGTGCCCGGACACTGATGACTTGGCAAAAGTGAAATGTCTTCGAGAGGACAATGgacaattaaaattaaaaacaaacgaTAACTACTATTACCAAGTTCAAATGCAAATGGCTGTAACAGGATTAGAGTGGTGTGATTTTTATGTATGGTTGGAAAATGTATCTCACTTggaaacaatttattttaatgaGCAGTTCTGGCAGTGTGCAAAAGACAAATTGGATTTATTTTTTCTGACTTATTATTTGGaataaaaattgtatttcaGTTATTTACTAAATATGTGATATTGTTAGATGAAATAAGATCAAAAAATGTGAAAcataagttttattttttctgcttTATTAATGGCCTTCGGAATAACGTAAGAAGATTGGCCACGGTCCACAACTGGTTCACTGATCCTGCAATTGAGAGTGGTACTGTTGATTGTAGTAGTTTATATTCCTTCACCCTCTTGATATGCCATTCAACATGTATTCTTAGTGATGCAATTTTCTGGTTGTCTTCTATTTGTGAAGCTGTGAATTGGCCATCTGCGCACAAGAAATGTGGGGTTGCCACTGAAATTCCGGTGTCTTTCAATACATTATTCAGGACAAAACCCTTATCTGCCATGATTTGGTCGCCTGTCTCCATGAGTTCAATAAGGCCACAGCGTTTAGTAATTTCAACATCAGACATACATCCAGAATATAAAGAGGATATAAAAGTGATTGATCCATTAGGTGCTATTCCTACTAGACCCTTCCATGTGTTGTGGCTCTTGTAGGTTGAAAGTGTTTTAGATGCAAGGGCCAGTGAGGATGGTCTTTCTGAGAAAATCTCGGTACAGTCTATGATGATGCGAGTCTTTGGATATGAAACTTTGAAATCATTAGGCATATgctgcaatatttttttctcgtGATGGCCAGATATTTATACCTCCCaacaaaaaatacatgtaatttcctCAGGTTATATTTTTCCTGCTTACTGTGGACTTATGAATATTAAATCGTACAGATAATTCATCAGATAGGAAACCACATTTCAATCTACATAGAAACATGAAGAGCTCGTCAATTAGGTCCATTGCTTTTGGTCTACCTCTACTACTCAATTCATCAACTTGGCTGTAGTAAACGCTTTTCATGCGAAGAGCGGTTGGTTTAATTGCATTGTAGAATGTAAGAAATAAAGCATAACTGGGAAATCCTGTGTAAAATTCTACCATTTCATTGTCAAATGAAAATCGGTTAATACCAAAGCGTTCGAGGgtcaattttttatttaaagctTCTATTTCTTCATTCTTAGCTTTAATTTCTGATTCTTTATCTTCCAAAATCTTCTGCAGTTCAGCAAGCTTTGCACTACACTCAATATGGGGGTctttgtttctgtaaataaaaaaaccccataaaataaacattgaaagtgtcatgtacatatgtatttaaattcaacaacaaaaacaaaatttacttTTCAGTATTGTCTCACTTTTCATGAATTATTAAAATGGAAAATTCAACTTCATACcatgttgtgtgtgtgtaaaatttacaaaacataaattGTTTATCAAGTAAATGAACATTTATCATTAATAACAGATggttactgtatatacatgtttgtatGTAATCATCTACACGTAAATGTTAATCTGTGAGGAGTTCAAACTGTGAAATTCTTCTTATGACACAAaatattgtgtttaatttatcTCAAGCTGTGTCATCTCTACTCACAAATACATACTTTATGcaattatgtatttttttataTGTGATTGATGGACAATTATTGAGCATTATACATTAGTCACAAAGgcaaaataaattgaaaaaaaaaatatagaaacaTGGTTTAGGGGCATGCACAACTTACTCATCTGATGACACTTCTGGCAAATTTTCATCATGTAAATCATCACTTGTTTGCAGTTCTTGGGAGGaagaaggtacatgtatctcgGCTAATACTTTTTTGTGTTGCGAAGTCTTTTCTTTCGGTGGCTTTCTTGTATTGACTTCACCAGTCCACTGGAATACTGAAGGAAAAGCGTCAGGCTTTAGGCATTTTGGGACAAGTGTCCATCTGAAGTCCTCAGTCTTAAAATGTCGTGAACACACAACAGTGTTACCTCCGATCTAAACAGAAATATAGGAGATCCAGTTTTTTCATAGGTTTCGTTATATATAAGAAAATAccatttcaaatatatcaaaaagtcGAAGTCATGCAGAAGTACGCAAACACATTTTACCATGCAAAAACAAACGTGATAGCTTCCTCTTAAATAACcgcataaaatatttttatgactCTTTTTcgggtaatttatttttatgttataaataACACGTTCATAGTAAATCAATTTCTAGTCCTTTTTTAccacaaatataaaataacaGCCGTTGTCGTATGAAAAATCATAATGTAAACAACGCACGCGTGCGTGCATGTTTACCTTAAAAAGCGGCCCTTCATCCCGACGGATAGCAATAATCCATCTTTTCCTCAGGTCAGGTTTTTTCAAGGATGGTATTTTATGAAAACTGAGTTCTTTGTGGAGCCTTGCGTTCCCGTTGCATTGCGGAACACAACAGTATTCATCGCGTTTTGGAATCGGCACTTCCTCAGCCATGTTGTAATTGTTGCGGAGGAAAAACCTAGCTTAGCCTCGATTTCAACTTAAAGACCCCaaaaaaacaccgtacggttgctccacggatcactgaatgtgggcggagcttatcaatggtcaatgttatttacctggccaagagatcggttgttgtgtatatttttatcatatacacaggaaatttttcaggttattacaaattatgcttagtgtcttgatttgtgcaaaaacaacaaaaaaattaaaatttctacctacatgcataccgcatttctatttcccgtaaaccttcaaacttggtcatatttatgtattgcaaataacaggtttagcccatttctaaacctttgctttttaagacttctaattaaattgttatatatcgtatataaataatttccgaaatataatattacccggcgtgtccgggcacttcctggtgtcctgggagttcgcggtgtcgtgggtgtagtaggtaaaatatccatgtttcgagagaatgaataaatccaagtagatctgtgtacatatacaaccaaatgaagaatgatcaggatacccctcaatatgggtcgtctgtagggtttctgtagctgtagtgtttgcgtaatggtggtatcccaaacagaagctgacacgaagtctaccccccccccccctcctctctctctctttagggtttctgtggacgtagtgtttgtgtaacgatggcatcccaaacagaagctgacacgaagtctacacccctcctctctctctctctctctttagggtttctgtggaggtagtgtttgtgtaacgatggtatcccaaacagaagctgacataTAGCTAgtctacaccccccccccccctttctcgctctcccttactctcaatcattgactaaatgagtaattattgtcatacgtatgcaacactattgccatgccatattatttcatctatctttattattgctacagttttacatatttctctctctctctctctttataaatataaaaccttgatcaattataaatagctctcactctctctctctttatctttataaatataaaaccgggatcaattataaatagaaatatctcagtaactctctctctctctaaatataaagccgtgataaattataaatagaaatatctcaataacttatttatgcttttttactattgtttgatttctgattgtgtaatttataatccatgtggtatctcaaacagaagcatttttttaaaactactgtaacagttttacgcatgggcaatataactattatacatgttgatgtgctgcgccaataaagaattgttcatgtttttataaatataaagccacaataaatcattaatagaaaatattccaataacttgtgtttgtttggtgtttttttttttttattattattattgtttaatctataatacatgtataaagatggagagagaaaatacaattagaaattaaaatattctaagtgcgagtcaatgctatcaaaactcaggtataccaGGGCTTTCCTCCAGATCTGAAGACTGCTGGTCATCATTAGCcgtgattgttatcaaaacatctttctcaggtagctgtagaccatggtctctgcaaatgtcaatcaacctaagctctattgttaaaagtttgattgaccagcggcttatcattgatcaccacacaggtaaaatttgggggcgttaacttaaagttgggtctttaatgACCTGGGGTCAATGAATACATGAATATCTTTTGAGATCGGTctatagcatggttatgatgagcaaggatgcctctttcaaaattgtgaaattcatggcccctgggtcaggggttctggtattagggtggggccctattgatcatatagtgaaaatgcattttatttctttgaaaatcttctcctctgctgctgggtattaagtagacaaactaatagtatgataatgatgatcaaggatgcttctttcaaaactgaaatttatggcccctgggtcaggggttctggtgcaaatgcggggctgattgattatatagtgaaaatgcaatatttctttgaaaatcttctgtttttgtccgtcgtcgttcgtcgtgcgttaacattttcagcttcttctctgaaacccctgaaccaatttcaaccaattttggcatatagcatctgtgggtggaggggaacaaaaattgtgaaattcgtggtccctgtccccctggggcctgaggagtggggcaaaaaccatcaaaattagtgtaattttaaaaaatctgcttctttactcctggacattaagaagccaaactgtgggcataattataatgagcgttgagccctctaccaaaattgtgaaattcatggcccctgtggcaggggttcttgtgttagggtggggctttattggtcatatagtgaaaatgtagaaattctttgaaaatcttcttatattggttttatctaaggagtaaataacccttttctttatgatgtctcagacctaggttttttaaaatggattattgattgattataaaaatgacacatgtacttcatgaccaaatagctattcaatgtttcttccatccaaaagtaaaattcttatatttaaacacaaacctaattcaaacattggaaggttgttacatgatactcaggtgatatataaggcccctgggcctcttgttttctttttcttgcaTCTTTTGCTCGGATTCTGCGTTTCTTCTGTGATGACAATGGTATTCTGTATTGACGCCTGTACTCTGCCTGCCTTTTATTTCttccgggttagaatacgtcttcagtaccccttgcttatcgtaaaaggcgactaaatgtgggcagtccttcggacgagaccacaaaaaccgaggtcccgtgtcacagcagatgtggcacgataaagatcctccctgctcaaaggccataagcgcccaGCATattcctaaattttgcagcccgtTAACGACAATGGTGTCGTCTAAAATTGGCTCCttatattttgaattggaaaactttgatccactctACAATTTGTGTCAATCAAATCCCATGTATATGGAAAGGCTATCGTGTGTAAAACACAAGCTATCGCGTGTCTATAAAAGC
This genomic interval carries:
- the LOC125661199 gene encoding uncharacterized protein LOC125661199; this translates as MEESTREQSNDPKWHKLRHARITASSSGEIAKRRADGRKLAERLQTARRFQSAAMKRGIESEGVAAQAYSEKMDNNVNLYPCGVVVSPFSHWLAATPDRKVYCPSRDPPFGLLEIKCPDTDDLAKVKCLREDNGQLKLKTNDNYYYQVQMQMAVTGLEWCDFYVWLENVSHLETIYFNEQFWQCAKDKLDLFFLTYYLE